The Candidatus Mycolicibacterium alkanivorans genome contains a region encoding:
- a CDS encoding MlaE family ABC transporter permease, producing MVSVDDVLKPVRSVGGFYSLAMDTLVAMFTKPLAWREFFLQIWFVARVAILPTLLLAIPFTVLVVFTLNVLLHEFGAADFSGTGAANASVTEIGPIVTVLVVAGTGATAMCADLGSRTIRDELAALRAMGVDPVHRLVVPRVLAATVVAMSLVSLVTFVGLAGSFAFAVFVQHVTPGAFAAGLTLFTGLPNVILGLVKGALFGVSAALIACYKGMAVRKGPQGVGNAVNETVVYSFIALFVINVVATAVYYTSVR from the coding sequence ATGGTGTCGGTGGACGACGTCCTCAAACCTGTGCGGTCCGTCGGCGGCTTCTACTCACTGGCCATGGACACTCTGGTCGCGATGTTCACCAAGCCGCTGGCCTGGCGGGAGTTCTTCCTGCAGATCTGGTTCGTGGCCCGGGTGGCGATCCTGCCGACGCTGCTGCTGGCGATCCCGTTCACCGTCCTGGTCGTGTTCACCCTTAACGTCTTGCTGCACGAATTCGGTGCGGCCGACTTCTCCGGCACCGGCGCCGCCAACGCGTCGGTCACCGAGATCGGGCCGATCGTCACGGTCCTCGTCGTCGCCGGGACCGGAGCCACCGCGATGTGCGCCGACCTCGGTTCTCGCACCATCCGCGACGAACTCGCCGCGCTGCGGGCGATGGGCGTCGACCCTGTCCATCGCCTCGTGGTCCCCCGCGTGCTGGCTGCCACCGTCGTCGCCATGTCGCTGGTCTCGCTGGTGACGTTCGTCGGGCTGGCAGGATCCTTCGCCTTCGCCGTCTTCGTCCAGCACGTCACCCCGGGCGCCTTCGCTGCCGGTCTCACCCTGTTCACCGGGTTGCCCAACGTCATCCTGGGTCTCGTCAAGGGCGCACTGTTCGGTGTCTCCGCCGCCTTGATCGCCTGCTACAAGGGCATGGCGGTGCGCAAGGGTCCGCAGGGTGTCGGCAACGCCGTCAACGAGACCGTCGTGTACTCGTTCATCGCGCT
- a CDS encoding DUF3566 domain-containing protein yields MSAPNEPGQPGPGDGPGNGNGLVDPAAARPAAGANGGDVPPWQRGATRARQGATPPRPGPDAGARPEPRPAAPPASPSIEARVNRFITGTAAPDLSTLGGQPPRPESRQEPEAPTARPGTRPERTEFARPEAYASELPDLSGPPPKPTQPRKAPVERPPNAESSPAKAAGPSSRIQVGANRARGPVRASMQIRHIDPWSALKVSLLLSVALFFVWMIAVAFLYLVLGGMGVWSKLNSNVGDLLTNTSGGGGELVSSGTIFGGAALIGLVNIVLLTAMATVGAFIYNLSTDIVGGIEVTLADRD; encoded by the coding sequence GTGAGCGCACCCAACGAGCCGGGTCAGCCCGGGCCGGGCGATGGCCCTGGCAACGGGAACGGCTTGGTGGACCCGGCCGCGGCCCGGCCCGCCGCCGGAGCCAACGGCGGCGATGTCCCGCCGTGGCAGCGCGGCGCCACTCGTGCCCGTCAGGGCGCGACACCACCGCGACCGGGCCCGGACGCCGGTGCCCGGCCCGAGCCTCGGCCGGCCGCACCGCCAGCGTCGCCGAGCATCGAGGCCCGGGTGAACCGGTTCATCACTGGCACCGCCGCCCCCGACCTCTCGACGCTGGGCGGACAGCCACCCCGGCCGGAGTCTCGCCAGGAACCGGAGGCGCCGACCGCCCGGCCGGGGACGCGTCCCGAGCGCACCGAATTCGCGCGGCCCGAGGCCTATGCCAGCGAGCTGCCGGACCTGTCTGGGCCGCCGCCCAAGCCCACCCAGCCGCGCAAAGCTCCCGTGGAACGTCCGCCCAACGCTGAGTCGAGCCCCGCCAAGGCCGCTGGGCCGTCCTCACGGATCCAGGTCGGCGCCAACCGCGCGCGCGGTCCCGTGCGCGCCAGCATGCAGATCCGCCACATCGATCCGTGGAGCGCATTGAAGGTATCGCTGCTGCTGTCGGTGGCGCTGTTCTTCGTGTGGATGATCGCTGTGGCGTTCCTCTACCTGGTGCTCGGCGGGATGGGCGTGTGGAGCAAGCTCAACAGCAACGTGGGCGACCTGCTCACCAACACCAGCGGCGGCGGTGGTGAGCTGGTGTCCAGCGGGACGATCTTCGGGGGCGCGGCGCTGATCGGTCTGGTCAACATCGTGCTGCTGACCGCGATGGCCACCGTCGGTGCGTTCATCTACAACCTGAGCACCGACATCGTCGGCGGCATCGAAGTCACCCTGGCCGACCGGGACTGA